Proteins from one Ranitomeya variabilis isolate aRanVar5 chromosome 1, aRanVar5.hap1, whole genome shotgun sequence genomic window:
- the RITA1 gene encoding RBPJ-interacting and tubulin-associated protein 1, translated as MSLDLSITGQRTSLPPKKRSAYRYKASNSFVDETLFGSSGGKVDPALQWTIGTPAQESYLRLPEENKNSASNATARTACSPVGTPRKRTQYRVKSRSPSFCDESLFGTKIEDCSWEAPWVKKEDSIRIRPLLWSPPPVMHPQNSKVKTNQIPVRAVHPPDDRNGAIGTHNGKGNFWKPPESGSDSGGCPSVCDPPTSAKACLSSLRKDSSRSSSCSGRLTSRRGFLTDRPPWK; from the exons ATGTCGCTGGATCTCTCCATTACTGGGCAACGTACATCATTGCCACCAAAAAAAAGGAGTGCTTACAGATATAAAGCCTCTAACTCCTTTGTAGATGAGACCCTTTTTGGCAGCTCTGGGGGTAAAGTGGACCCAGCTCTTCAGTGGACCATAGGAACACCAGCCCAAGAATCATATCTAAGGCTCCCAGAAGAGAACAAGAATTCAGCGAGTAATGCCACAGCTAGGACTGCCTGCTCACCTGTGGGGACTCCTCGGAAGAGAACACAGTATAG AGTAAAGAGTCGCTCGCCTTCTTTTTGTGACGAGTCTCTTTTTGGAACAAAGATAGAAGACTGTAGTTGGGAAGCGCCATGGGTAAAAAAAGAAGATTCAATTCGTATTCGTCCTCTTCTTTGGAGCCCCCCACCAGTAATGCATCCCCAGAACTCCAAGGTCAAAACCAATCAAATTCCTGTTCGAGCTGTTCACCCTCCTGATGATAGAAACGGTGCTATTGGGACGCATAATGGAAAAGGAAATTTTTGGAAGCCCCCAGAAAGTGGCTCTGATTCTGGTGGATGCCCTTCTGTGTGTGATCCACCAACTAGTGCCAAAGCTTGCTTGAGCTCACTTAGGAAGGATAGCTCGCGGTCATCAAGCTGCTCAGGAAGACTGACTTCAAGGAGAGGCTTCTTAACAGACAGGCCACCCTGGAAATGA